A DNA window from Streptomyces canus contains the following coding sequences:
- a CDS encoding substrate-binding domain-containing protein, with translation MLHDRSDVSAETRAKVQRLLGQHGYLAKHRPAATAAPPGGLIDFVINELDSPWAVELIRGAEDALHDAGMGLVVSSTHGRTKRARQWLDSLATRSTRGAILVVPELTPEQHEELSRLGIPFALVMPIDEPAPGTPWVGATNWPGGLAATRHLIELGHRRIAIISGPERRLTSRARVDGYRSALAEAGLPFDAELVRYGDFTHNLAHQHALELLALPDRPTAIFAGSDHQALGTYRAAAELGLRIPADVSVVGFDDLPFADWVTPRLTTVRTPLADMTALAARMVLRLLSGEQPETTRVEVATELVVRESSGRRPPH, from the coding sequence GTGCTTCACGACAGGTCCGATGTATCGGCGGAGACGCGGGCGAAGGTGCAGCGCCTGCTGGGGCAGCACGGCTATCTGGCGAAACACCGCCCGGCGGCCACCGCGGCCCCACCCGGCGGACTGATCGACTTCGTCATCAACGAACTCGACAGCCCCTGGGCCGTCGAGTTGATCCGGGGCGCGGAGGACGCCCTGCACGACGCGGGCATGGGGCTGGTCGTCTCCTCCACCCACGGCCGGACCAAACGCGCCCGTCAGTGGCTGGACTCGCTGGCCACCCGCTCCACGCGTGGAGCGATTCTCGTGGTGCCCGAACTGACGCCCGAGCAGCACGAGGAGCTGAGCCGGCTCGGCATCCCCTTCGCGCTGGTGATGCCGATCGACGAGCCCGCGCCGGGCACGCCGTGGGTGGGCGCGACCAACTGGCCCGGCGGACTGGCCGCGACCCGCCACCTCATCGAGCTGGGCCACCGGCGCATCGCGATCATCAGCGGCCCGGAGCGCCGGCTCACCTCCCGGGCACGGGTGGACGGCTACCGCTCGGCGCTGGCCGAGGCCGGTCTTCCCTTCGACGCCGAGCTGGTGCGCTACGGCGACTTCACCCACAACCTCGCGCACCAACACGCCCTGGAGCTCCTGGCGTTGCCCGACCGTCCGACGGCGATCTTCGCCGGCAGCGACCACCAGGCGCTGGGCACCTACCGGGCCGCCGCCGAACTGGGCCTGCGCATCCCGGCCGACGTCAGCGTGGTCGGCTTCGACGATCTGCCGTTCGCGGACTGGGTGACCCCACGCCTGACGACGGTCCGCACTCCCCTGGCCGACATGACGGCGCTCGCGGCCCGGATGGTGCTGCGACTGCTGTCCGGAGAGCAGCCGGAGACGACGCGGGTGGAGGTGGCGACGGAACTGGTGGTGCGGGAGAGCAGCGGACGCCGTCCACCGCACTGA
- a CDS encoding amidohydrolase family protein, which produces MNELPGAGVRLAAGTDTGTGYLVPGFALHDELALLVAAGLSPAEALRSATRDAARTLGLPAVGTVARGQAADLLVLDDDPLRDIRNTRRIHGVVVDGRWIPPEERRRLLAAVEEAAAQTPPPQEGAAMTGCGCGGHP; this is translated from the coding sequence GTGAACGAGCTGCCTGGCGCGGGTGTGCGGCTGGCGGCGGGCACCGACACCGGCACGGGATACCTCGTCCCGGGCTTCGCCCTCCACGACGAGCTGGCGCTGCTCGTGGCGGCCGGCCTCTCCCCGGCTGAGGCCCTGCGCTCGGCCACGCGGGACGCGGCCCGCACGCTCGGCCTGCCGGCCGTCGGCACCGTGGCCCGCGGACAGGCCGCCGATCTGCTCGTCCTCGACGACGACCCGCTGCGCGACATCCGCAACACCCGCCGCATCCACGGCGTGGTCGTCGACGGCAGGTGGATCCCGCCGGAGGAACGCCGCCGGCTGCTCGCGGCGGTGGAAGAGGCCGCCGCACAGACCCCGCCGCCCCAGGAGGGCGCGGCCATGACGGGCTGCGGCTGCGGCGGACACCCCTGA
- a CDS encoding PP2C family protein-serine/threonine phosphatase: MARPAIDYQALFTVTPSPCMVLGPDLVLLDVNEAACRVTGRTREDLLGRYLFDAFPDNPADPDADGVRNLHASLHGVLRSKEPDTMAPMKYDIPVADRPGVFEERWWSAINTPVLGPDGQVEWILHRGEDVTSFILSHPRRRGGGALSDVEAMEVELYARARELHRLNEELRQAHARERQVAVTLQEAMLHSPHLARHRDTAVRYLPAAGSLNVCGDWYEVVDLPENRFAVAVGDVVGHGLEAAAVMGMLRSALSAVVRAVDGPARALDVLGRYARYVEGALATTVVQAVIDTRARRIVYSSAGHPPPVLLHPDGTCDLLDQATDPPLGARPEPVPRVQAELPYTPGDTFVLYTDGLIERRGEDIDAGLERLTDALARHARHSPERLADALLAHLGVSSGARDDIALIVLRL; the protein is encoded by the coding sequence GTGGCGAGGCCGGCGATCGACTACCAGGCGCTGTTCACGGTCACCCCCAGTCCCTGCATGGTGCTGGGCCCGGATCTGGTGCTCCTCGACGTCAATGAGGCGGCCTGCCGGGTGACGGGCCGTACTCGGGAGGACCTGCTCGGGCGGTACCTCTTTGATGCCTTCCCTGACAATCCGGCGGACCCGGATGCTGACGGGGTGCGGAATCTGCACGCTTCGCTGCACGGGGTCCTGCGCTCGAAGGAGCCGGACACGATGGCGCCGATGAAGTACGACATTCCCGTGGCCGACCGGCCCGGCGTGTTCGAGGAGCGGTGGTGGTCCGCGATCAACACACCGGTGCTCGGGCCGGACGGGCAGGTGGAGTGGATCCTCCACCGGGGGGAGGACGTGACCTCGTTCATCCTCTCCCACCCTCGTCGGCGAGGAGGCGGCGCGCTCAGTGACGTGGAGGCGATGGAGGTCGAGCTGTACGCGCGGGCGCGCGAGCTCCATCGACTGAACGAGGAACTGCGCCAGGCCCACGCCCGGGAACGCCAGGTCGCCGTCACCTTGCAGGAGGCCATGCTCCACTCGCCCCACCTGGCCCGGCACCGCGACACCGCGGTGCGCTACTTGCCCGCCGCCGGATCACTGAACGTGTGCGGGGACTGGTACGAGGTGGTCGACCTGCCCGAGAACAGATTCGCCGTCGCGGTCGGCGACGTCGTCGGCCACGGCCTGGAGGCCGCCGCCGTCATGGGCATGCTGCGCAGCGCGTTGTCCGCCGTCGTCCGGGCCGTCGACGGGCCCGCGAGAGCCCTGGACGTCCTGGGCCGGTATGCACGCTATGTGGAGGGTGCGCTGGCCACCACCGTCGTCCAAGCCGTCATCGACACCCGCGCTCGCCGCATTGTGTACAGCAGCGCCGGCCACCCGCCTCCCGTCCTGCTCCACCCTGACGGCACCTGCGATCTTCTGGACCAGGCCACCGACCCTCCGCTGGGGGCCCGCCCCGAACCCGTCCCCCGCGTCCAGGCCGAGCTGCCCTACACCCCTGGCGACACCTTCGTGCTCTACACCGACGGTCTCATCGAACGCCGCGGCGAGGACATCGACGCCGGCCTGGAACGCCTCACCGACGCGCTCGCCCGCCATGCCCGCCACAGCCCCGAACGTCTCGCCGACGCTCTGCTCGCGCACCTCGGTGTCAGCAGCGGCGCCCGCGACGACATCGCCCTGATCGTCCTCCGCCTGTGA